tcttgagagactctcgctaggtggttggatcaagggtcagatgcagaaggcggtgatcttggacacggcgcggatagtccgccggttcctctctctgcagccctgaccaccggtagcttgggccttgccccgctgctggcggtaccctaggttaggttttttataatgtgtttatatgttttttttttatcgttttgtaagtgtttttatattttacttttatattcatattataaaaaccctaacttaagacgaaaaataaataaagagaataattataatataatatatattatagtggttttccgggtcaaggtccgggtccgagtccgggtccgagtctgagtccgagtccgggtccgaatccgtgtccgagtccgtgtccgggtccgagtccgagtccggttccgagtccggttccgagtccgggtccgagtccgagtccgggtcctagtccgagtccgtgtccgagtccgagtccgggtccgagttcgattccaagtccgggtccgagtccgggtccgaaccggatccgggtatgagtccggttctgggtccgagtccgggtcgcagtccaagtcaaaatcgaaattcgaaatcaccaaacgtgtactatgcgtcgttgaagagttttgttctggtcatcatcagcagttccacttcatcaaatgcgacagttgttaatgtaaatgcttgattttatgatgaaaatacaaaaaaaatctatacttatgcctttaatattttaggagttccctcgattccttatggatcccatcattagaactcgagcttgacaaaaatgtggctttaaaacttgacttgcttaacaaacataacgaagaggaaaaatcgccaaacgtgaactatgcgtggttgaagagttctgttctggtcatcatcagcagttccacttcatcaaatgcgccagtttttaatgaaaatccttgattttctgatgaaaatacaaaaatgtctatacgcatgcctttaagatttgaggagttccctcgattcctcatggatcccatcatcagaactcgagcttgacaaaaatgtggcttaaaaacttgacttgcttaacaaacataacgaagacgacaaatcgccaaacgtgaactatgcgtcgttgaagagttccgttctgatcatcatcagcagttgcacttcatcaaatgtcacttttttgaatgtgtatgcttaatttgatgataaaaacccaaaaatcactatatgtatgcgtttaaaatttgaggagttccctcgattcctcatggatcccatcatcagaactgggttttgacaaaaacggaaccaatctgtatgcatatacatacaatcaaaaaactaattttcaaaatcggtccaggaatgacggagatatagagtaacaaacataaaaaaaataaaaaataaaaaaaacatacaaccgaattgataacctccttctttgagatttggaagtcggttaacaaactaatattagcccaaaatctaaaataaatgaagtaccgatcacataaaaagtaaaaaattaaattaagtaaataaaaacaggaaggtatcataaaatattaatgaagaaaaattgtaagagatggtattatgccaaccaacaactgcaaagttttttaacatcggtttgtggcaaatactatttagtttttctttattttaaaacgaaaaatgtcaacttgcatgttttctccactgtacacagaataagtaatgatgttactatatctcatatgttcagaatattacttgaataaacttattatcctatataaaatgtgtatttttatatttctaaacccagtttctaagtagattgcacatacattatagtcacattaaaattccattttgcgaaataaagaattcaacatttaactttgcaaaagtagataattgttattagaatattttctaaaagcaataaaaatagattaggttagatttgagctacaatgacattaggttgggttcaaggtacggttgcagggcctcaacaagggaaaaaaagggggagggactgttggcctggctaagtgagccagaactcacccactactccctactactgccgtaagcaggtaatgaattcccaatgtattaggtataggtttaataaattataaatatatttcattaataacataataatatacaaatatgtaaaagcataaagtaataaataagcctacagtaatcacgtataccggtcccacggatgcggatgttgcttacataatctcgtctgtcaaggagtttcggcaggaaaggccttggcagacttatatattcatgaaatgagggttcatacctaccgactggaattggtttcatggcggtatcagatgggttagtgtacggtaaccgatggtcatcttgcttataatcccgtctgccaaggtgtttcggcaggaaaaaccttggcagacttatatattcctaaaatgggggttcatacctaccgaatggaattggtttcatggtggtatcagatgggttagtgtagggtaaccgatggcgaccttgcttacataatctcgtctgccatggtgtttcggcaggaaaagccttggcagacttatatattcctgacatgagagttcatacctaccgactggcattggtttcatggtggtatcagatgggttaatttaggggtcccgatggtcacctttgagagcgtctgccaagcacttccggcaaaaaaaatagtggcagacttcgcttttctgtgtctacatgtaaatttctaactgctgccataactactatctcggtatcagatgggttaaatcagccccttttttcgcaccggaagtggccttctttttcgtactttcggcaagttccgccgtggcagactatcgaattcggacttagcataacttttctgggaaaccattgtgcatttcatcgtggtatcaagtcggttagaaattttgcggccggctcttctactactaGGCGGAGAGACAGACGGGCAGATCGACGATCTAAGCCACCTGCGGCCTATGACCGCGCAGCAATTCATGGACAGGTTAGTACTCAAACTATGAAGTATGGCGACCTATATCCCTATAGTGTTAAGAATTTGACAAGCTTCGTAAAATGGACGCCCTCCACAACCGAGAGCTGGAAGAGGACTACAGTCACAAGCTGCGAGGTCGAGTATGGCAACCCACAGAGCCTGAAGGACATAGACTAGGCGGAGAGACAGACGGGCAGATCGACGATCTAAGCCACCTGCGGCCTATGACCGCGCAGCAATTCATGGACAGGTTAGTACTCAAACTATGAAGTATGGCGACCTATATCCCTATAGTGTTAAGAATTTGACAAGCTTCGTAAAATGGACGCCCTCCACAACCGAGAGCTGGAAGAGGACTACAGTCACAAGCTGCGAGGTCGAGTATGGCAACCCACAGAGCCTGAAGGACAGACTAGGCGGAGAGACAGACGGGCAGATCGACGATCTAAGCCACCTGCGGCCTATGACCGCGCAGCAATTCATGGACAGGTTAGTACTCAAACTATGAAGTATGGCGACCTATATCCCTATAGTGTTAAGAATTTGACAAGCTTCGTAAAATGGACGCCCTCCACAACCGAGAGCTGGAAGAGGACTACAGTCACAAGCTGCGAGGTCGAGTATGGCAACCCACAGAGCCTGAAGGACATAGACTAGGCGGAGAGACAGACGGGCAGATCGACGATCTAAGCCACCTGCGGCCTATGACCGCGCAGCAATTCATGGACAGGTTAGTACTCAAACTATGAAGTATGGCGACCTATATCCCTATAGTGTTAAGAATTTGACAAGCTTCGTAAAATGGACGCCCTCCACAACCGAGAGCTGGAAGAGGACTACAGTCACAAGCTGCGAGGTCGAGTATGGCAACCCACAGAGCCTGAAGGACATAGACTAGGCGGAGAGACAGACGGGCAGATCGACGATCTAAGCCACCTGCGGCCTATGACCGCGCAGCAATTCATGGACAGGTTAGTACACAAACCATCAAGTATAGAGATTTATATCCCTATAGTGTTAAGAATATGCAATTCATGGACAGGTTAGTACACAAACTATCAAGTATGGAGATTTATATCCCTATAGTGTTAAGAATATGACAAGCTTCGTAAAATGGACGCTCTCCACAACCGAGAGCTGGAAGAGGACTACAGTCACAAGCTGCGAGGCCGAGTATGGCAACCCACAGAGCCTGAAGGACATAGACTAGGCGGAGAGACAGACGGGCAGATCGACGATCTAAGCCACCTGCGGCCTATGACCGCGCAGCAATTCATGGACAGGTTAGTACACAAACTATCAAGTATGGAGATTTATATCCCTATAGTGTTAAGAATATGACAAGCTTCGTAAAATGGACGCTCTCCACAACCGAGAGCTGGAAGAGGACTACAGTCACAAGCTGCGAGGCCGAGTATGGCAACCCACAGAGCCTGAAGGACATAGACTAGGCGGAGAGACAGACGGGCAGATCGACGATCTAAGCCACCTGCGGCCTATGACCGCGCAGCAATTCATGGACAGGTTAGTACACAAACTATCAAGTATGGAGATTTATATCCCTATAGTGTTAAGAATTTGACAAGCTTCGTAAAATGGACGCTCTCCACAACCGAGAGCTGGAAGAGGACTACAGTCACAAGCTGCGAGGTCGAGTATGGCAACCCACAGAGCCTGAAGGACATAGACTAGGCGGAGAGACAGACGGGCAGATCGACGATCTAAGCCACCTGCGGCCTATGACCGCGCAGCAATTCATGGACAGGTTAGTACTCAAACTATGAAGTATGGCGACCTATATCCCTATAGTGTTAAGAATTTGACAAGCTTCGTAAAATGGACGCTCTCCACAACCGAGAGCTGGAAGAGGACTACAGTCACAAGCTGCGAGGTCGAGTATGGCAACCCACAGAGCCTGAAGGACATAGACTAGGCGGAGAGACAGACGGGCAGATCGACGATCTAAGCCACCTGCGGCCTATGACCGCGCAGCAATTCATGGACAGGTTAGTACACAAACTATCAAGTATGGAGATTTATATCCCTATAGTGTTAAGAATTTGACAAGCTTCGTAAAATGGACGCTCTCCACAACCGAGAGCTGGAAGAGGACTACAGTCACAAGCTGCGAGGTCGAGTATGGCAACCCACAGAGCCTGAAGGACATAGACTAGGCGGAGAGACAGACGGGCAGATCGACGATCTAAGCCACCTGCGGCCTATGACCGCGCAGCAATTCATGGACAGGTTAGTACACAAACTATCAAGTATGGAGATTTATATCCCTATAGTGTTAAGAATATGACAAGCTTCGTAAAATGGACGCCCTCCACAACCGAGAGCTGGAAGAGGACTACAGTCACAAGCTGCGAGGTCGAGTATGGCAACCCACAGAGCCTGAAGGACATAGACTAGGCGGAGAGACAGACGGGCAGATCGACGATCTAAGCCACCTGCGGCCTATGACCGCGCAGCAATTCATGGACAGGTTAGTACACAAACTATCAAGTATGGAGATTTATATCCCTATAGTGTTAAGAATTTGACAAGCTTCGTAAAATGGACGCTCTCCACAACCGAGAGCTGGAAGAGGACTACAGTCACAAGCTGCGAGGTCGAGTATGGCAACCCACAGAGCCTGAAGGACATAGACTAGGCGGAGAGACAGACGGGCAGATCGACGATCTAAGCCACCTGCGGCCTATGACCGCGCAGCAATTCATGGACAGGTTAGTACACAAACTATCAAGTATGGAGATTTATATCCCTATAGTGTTAAGAATATGACAAGCTTCGTAAAATGGACGCCCTCCACAACCGAGAGCTGGAAGAGGACTACAGTCACAAGCTGCGAGGTCGAGTATGGCAACCCACAGAGCCTGAAGGACATAGACTAGGCGGAGAGACAGACGGGCAGATCGACGATCTAAGCCACCTGCGGCCTATGACCGCGCAGCAATTCATGGACAGGTTAGTACACAAACTATCAAGTATGGAGATTTATATCCCTATAGTGTTAAGAATTTGACAAGCTTCGTAAAATGGACGCTCTCCACAACCGAGAGCTGGAAGAGGACTACAGTCACAAGCTGCGAGGCCGAGTATGGCAACCCACAGAGCCTGAAGGACATAGACTAGGCGGAGAGACAGACGGGCAGATCGACGATCTAAGCCACCTGCGGCCTATGACCGCGCAGCAATTCATGGACAGGTTAGTACACAAACTATCAAGTATGGAGATTTATATCCCTATAGTGTTAAGAATATGACAAGCTTCGTAAAATGGACGCCCTCCACAACCGAGAGCTGGAAGAGGACTACAGTCACAAGCTGCGAGGTCGAGTATGGCAACCCACAGAGCCTGAAGGACATAGACTAGGCGGAGAGACAGACGGGCAGATCGACGATCTAAGCCACCTGCGGCCTATGACCGCGCAGCAATTCATGGACAGGTTAGTACACAAACTATCAAGTATGACGACCTATATCCCATAAAGTTAAGAAAGCGAGCTGAatgacgactttttcgctcttattgcgtagaTATAAAGGTTTTTTTCTATCGGCTTTTGGCGATAGTGCGTCGATCAATTTGGGGAGACCCTTATTCTTAAATTTCTCTCTATTTGTCGGATTAGGTTCGTGTAAGATTACATCATATTTACTGTTGTTTTTTGCCGTTAGGTTCCAAGAGCTCCAACTAGGCCAAGAGCGTCGTCGAGCCCCGAACGGAGCGACATCACCAGGGGGCTCCGACACCGCGCCGGGGCGCTCCGCGGTGTCCGGAGACCGCTTCAGTGAGATCAAGTCTTCGTTAAGGGAGCTGCGACGAGGGCTCAACGAGGTATTACGATTTATTTGAGGCGCCGTAGGTTCAGAAATGTTTTTAAAATCGCTTTTTTAGACCATTTATCAAAAACTCCGATGGCAGAACCCACTAGGTATACCTTAACTAGCACAGTAACAGAAACAGCTTTCAGTAAcagaaatgttttatttattacctatacatattcAATTCATCTAGTCgagtaattatttattgaaatacaTATTACCATTCATGTGTATATTATAATACCATTAAATAGCCACAtatatagtgcataattgttttccatcgtattttcacggaaacgtccGAACGTGACTTGCTATTTcggtcagtctcggtacaaaaagtactgaggttgacggaagtagcatgacaaatacgaacgtttccgagaaaaaacgatggaaaacaattatgcgctatagttcgtttttttagcattagaaataaggtaaacaatcttgacgtgtgtATTTAagttgaaaaacacattttaaaaataagttgtggcaaatatgtaacaattatgaatctaatacaatcatttatattcttctgctttcataagtaatagttactgatttttaaaaagcgtttttcaattaaaagacatgtcaagatcgcttaccttctttcaagttctttctaatgctaaaaaaaacgaactatacatcTGTACAACTGACCACCAAGATCAAGATCAGTATAAAACAtgtataaaatgtttttttttttcaggtaacAGCACCATACAACTCTGCGTCGAATGCTACCAACAATACTAACATGTAAGTACAATAATGATTCTAAAGTAAAAGTTAAAATTCAAAAGTAGAAGTTTCAAATCATGGCATTGTATAGATATGTAGATTAAGAAATTGGTATGATGAAACTGGGGCCTGTAACACAGGGTCGTGATTCACTGTATTGTTAAATCGGGTAATCGAAAACCTGTGGGGTATAGGTATTCCGTTCCTTCTGATTATACATTTATACCTGCTAAACTTTATTCATTTGAAAAAACACTGTAAAGTAAGGTCAGCTGCAGTGTGTTAACATGGTTTACAGTACATCTagtgctccattacgacaccaggtgctataataagcacattacgtaactatgtcgaaaatttaaaagtccatatgtactgtaaaacgtacgatacacgtgcgaataggtaattcgcaactcgtgtcgatttaaaacactcttcggtcgtgttttaaaattcgccagTCGTTgcaaatttcctatttttcgaacttgtatcataaataactattgtctaTCAGAGACAGCAACCGACTGTGCCCGCCGAGCCCGCCAGCCGACGCCGGCGACGCCGGTGAACTGCGGCTCCCCTGCGAGTTCTGCGGCCTCCCTATACTAGCCGACGACTTAGTATTACACCAGGTAAccattttaaaattcaaaaacaaaacaatttactatcaaaaatactttttacagaacatatggtcctattttcccgcacttttcgtgcgtatgtcaaaagtttaaagggccatatgtactgtaaaacgttgtacgatacacgtgcgaataggtaattcgcaactcgtgtcgatttaaaacactcccttcggtcgtgttttaatttaacgccactcgtttcgattttcatcttttccgcacttgtgtcgtaaataactattttacacATGTTGCATAATCTATACATTGCAAATACAGATTTCAATTCGTATTGAGTTTGTTAGTAAGTAAAAGTGTATAAAATCCGATCATcagatttaatgaaatattataaattgtacttatatcaaaagttatatttACTGCCATATTTAAAACAAACTCCAAAccgtagggctaagatggtcggctcttatgtatgtatgtatgtatgtataaactctttattgtacaaaacacaaatttatggcacaggctaggcagtacaaaggcgaacttatccctttaagggatttcttccagttaacctttgagtagatgagaatcGATGAAGAACGGTAGACACATATAGCACTGAGTACAATAG
The window above is part of the Cydia splendana chromosome 19, ilCydSple1.2, whole genome shotgun sequence genome. Proteins encoded here:
- the LOC134799908 gene encoding uncharacterized protein LOC134799908; the protein is MDALHNRELEEDYSHKLRGRVWQPTEPEGHRLGGETDGQIDDLSHLRPMTAQQFMDRFQELQLGQERRRAPNGATSPGGSDTAPGRSAVSGDRFSEIKSSLRELRRGLNEVTAPYNSASNATNNTNIDSNRLCPPSPPADAGDAGELRLPCEFCGLPILADDLVLHQTGCRPDLTQYRPKKSSRPRSPRPRPPRPRPAAEMDDPVIPCQFCTQSLPVYLISEHQERCRRDANVLYPD